A genomic stretch from Myripristis murdjan chromosome 12, fMyrMur1.1, whole genome shotgun sequence includes:
- the myo1hb gene encoding unconventional myosin-Ih, with translation MEASLTARDRVGIQDFVLLDAYTSESAFLDNLRKRFHENLIYTYIGTLLVSVNPYKELDIYSKKQMDTYMGVNFFELPPHIYALADNVFRTMLTEFNNHFILISGESGAGKTEASKKILQFYAVSCPSTKLLNNVRDRLLLSNPVLEAFGNAKTLKNDNSSRFGKYMDIQFDHQGGAVGGHILSYLLEKSRVVHQNHGERNFHIFYQLVEGGEDELLRWLGLQRNCQLYSYLVQGDCAKVSSVNDKSDWRTVQKALSVVDFSENDIEHLFGIIASVLHLGNVKFGADPRGYAILNNNPEMHWLSKLLGIPPQVLQQGLTHRKIEAKAEELFTPFTVDHAVYARDALAKAIYGRTFNWLVNKINESLANKDSSRKTVIGLLDIYGFEVFHVNSFEQFCINYCNEKLQQLFIQLTLKSEQEEYEMEGIEWEPVPYFNNKIICDLVEEKHRGIISVLDEECLRPGEATDLTFLEKMEEKMGGHPHFVTHKLADQKTRKTLERGDFRLLHYAGEVTYCVVGFLDKNNDLLYRNVKEVMRQSKNSIIKHCFPSTEPDSKKRPETVVTQFKSSLVGLTEILMSKEPWYVRCIKPNEGKQPGRFDDVLVRHQVKYLGLMEHLRVRRAGFAYRRRYEIFLQRYKPLCPDTWPNWKGTAAEGVQRLIKHLGYKPNEYKMGRTKIFIRHPRTLFATEDAFEVCKHELATRIQAKYKGYRVKGEFLKQREAATKIETCWRGLMARKERERRAWAVKVIKKFIKGFMTRNQPACVDNSEYLAFVRQNYLSRLKDNLPKTLLDKNNWLTPPPIMQEVSQLLQKLFIRHMVRTYIRTITPQRKAQLQLKLLTSSMFKGKKENYPFSVCRPFLDTRISEDDINVKVLQMIQHERIKYSVPVVKYDRNGFRPRLRQLIFTQAAAYLVEEAKIKQRIDYSSLKGVSVSNLSDNFLILHVTCDDIKQKGDLVLQCDYLFEALTKLSLVTSKQSCIKVVQGSVRFDIQPGREGFVDFKSGQESMVYRAKNGHLMVESTRAKSR, from the exons ATGGAGGCCTCTCTGACAGCCCGGGATCGTGTGGGCATCCAGGATTTTGTTCTGCTGGATGCTTACACCAGTGAGAGTGCCTTCCTGGACAACCTAAGGAAGCGCTTCCATGAGAATCTCATTTAC acgtACATAGGAACTCTCCTGGTGTCGGTTAATCCGTATAAGGAACTAGACATCTACAGCAAGAAGCAAATGGACACATATATGGGTGTAAACTTTTTTGAGCTTCCACCTCATAT TTATGCTCTGGCAGACAACGTCTTTCGCACCATGCTGACTGAGTTCAACAACCACTTCATCCTGATCTCAGGGGAGAGTGGGGCAGGGAAGACGGAGGCTTCCAAGAAAATCCTGCAGTTCTATGCTGTCAGCTGCCCCAGTACCAAACTCCTGAACAATGTTCGAGACAGACTGCTCCTCTCAAACCCAGTGCTGGAG GCTTTTGGAAAtgccaaaaccctgaagaatGACAACTCAAGCCGCTTTGGGAAGTACATGGACATCCAGTTTGACCACCAG ggtggAGCTGTTGGTGGACATATCCTCAGTTACCTGCTGGAGAAGTCCCGTGTTGTCCATCAGAACCACGGAGAGAGAAACTTCCACATCTTTTATCAGCTggtggaaggaggagaggatgagctGCTCCGCTGGCTTGGCCTGCAGAGGAACTGCCAGCTCTACAGCTACCTGGTACAG GGGGATTGTGCCAAAGTGAGCTCTGTCAACGATAAAAGTGACTGGAGGACAGTGCAAAAAGCCCTCTCTGTTGTGGATTTCAGTGAGAATGATATAGAG CACCTGTTTGGAATTATTGCCAGCGTGCTCCACTTGGGAAATGTTAAGTTTGGTGCAGATCCTCGAGGATATGCCATTCTCAACAACAATCCAGAAATGCACTGGCTGTCAAAG TTGCTGGGCATTCCTCCTCAGGTGCTACAACAGGGCTTAACCCACAGGAAGATTGAAGCCAAAGCAGAGGAG CTGTTCACTCCCTTCACTGTGGACCACGCAGTGTATGCCAGAGACGCCCTAGCCAAAGCCATCTATGGGCGGACTTTCAACTGGCTGGTCAACAAGATTAACGAGTCATTAGCTAACAAG GATTCCTCCAGGAAAacagtgattggtctgctgGACATCTACGGGTTTGAGGTTTTCCATGTTAACAG cTTCGAGCAGTTTTGCATCAACTATTGTAATGAGAAGCTCCAGCAGCTTTTCATCCAGCTGACCCTGAAGTCAGAGCAGGAGGAGTACGAGATGGAAGGAATTGAA tGGGAACCAGTGCCATATTTCAACAACAAGATCATCTGTGACCTGGTGGAGGAGAAGCACAGAGGCATCATCTCTGTATTG GATGAGGAATGCTTACGTCCTGGAGAGGCCACAGATCTTACCTTCCTggaaaagatggaggaaaagaTGGGTGGTCATCCTCATTTTGTCAC ACACAAACTTGCAGATCAAAAGACCAGGAAAACGCTGGAAAGAGGAGACTTCCGCCTCTTGCACTATGCCGGGGAGGTTACATACTGTGTGGTCG GATTCTTGGACAAAAACAACGATCTATTGTACCGAAATGTTAAAGAG GTCATGCGCCAGTCCAAGAATTCCATTATCAAACACTGTTTTCCTTCTACTGAGCCAGACAGCAAAAAGAGACCAGAAACA GTGGTCACTCAGTTTAAGAGCAGCCTGGTGGGCTTGACTGAGATCCTCATGTCCAAAGAGCCCTGGTATGTCCGCTGCATCAAGCCCAATGAAGGCAAGCAGCCAG GGCGCTTTGATGACGTGCTGGTGCGACATCAAGTGAAGTATCTGGGGCTGATGGAGCACCTGAGGGTCAGACGTGCTGGATTTGCTTACCGCCGCAGATATGAGATCTTCCTCCAGAG ATATAAGCCTCTGTGTCCGGACACCTGGCCCAACTGGAAAGGTACAGCGGCAGAAGGTGTGCAGCGTCTGATCAAACACCTGGGCTATAAACCAAATGAATACAAGATGGGCAG GACTAAAATTTTCATCCGCCACCCCAGGACTCTTTTTGCCACAGAGGATGCATTTGAGGTCTGCAAACATGAGCTAG CAACAAGGATTCAGGCCAAATACAAAGGCTACAGGGTGAAAGGAGAGTtcctgaaacagagagaagctG CCACCAAGATTGAGACCTGCTGGAGAGGTCTGATGGCTAGAAAGGAGCGAGAAAGGAGGGCATGGGCTGTCAAAGTCATAAAGAA GTTCATTAAAGGTTTCATGACCAGAAATCAGCCAGCCTGCGTTGACAACAGTGAGTACCTGGCATTTGTCAGGCAGAACTACCTCTCACGGCTTAAAGACAACCTTCCCAAAACACTTCTGGACAAAAACAACTGGCTAACCCCTCCTCCTATAATGCAAGAG GTCTCTCAGCTGTTGCAGAAGCTCTTCATTCGCCACATGGTGCGGACGTACATCCGCACTATCACACCACAGAGGAAGGCACAG CTTCAGCTCAAATTGCTGACCAGCTCCATGTTCAAAGGCAAGAAGGAAAACTACCCCTTCAGTGTGTGTAGACCATTCCTGGACACCAGGATAA GCGAGGACGACATAAACGTCAAAGTGCTGCAGATGATTCAGCATGAACGCATCAAG TACAGTGTCCCCGTGGTGAAGTATGACAGGAATGGCTTCAGGCCTCGTCTCCGGCAGCTCATCTTCACTCAGGCGGCGGCCTACCTGGTGGAAGAGGCCAAGATCAAGCAGCGGATAGATTACAGCTCACTGAAAG GTGTGTCAGTTAGCAACCTGAGTGACAACTTCCTGATTCTCCATGTGACATGTGATGACATCAAGCAGAAG